One stretch of Schlesneria sp. DSM 10557 DNA includes these proteins:
- the epmA gene encoding EF-P lysine aminoacylase EpmA → MGTVSNRASESIQPTASIRVLRHRARLLKVMRDFFDHEGFFEVETPILSTDTVVDAWLEPFVADWIPLGCNWRTDGSARYLQTSPEFAMKRLMAAGAGAIYQLGKVFRNGESGQRHNPEFTMLEWYRQGDDLQALMSTTEQLVQRVISATAALPGFTPTADSSALYDRAMDPRGFEQVTYREAFIRRTGTDVISCSMDEIRGIARTNHLVPPPGLDLDDRDGWLNFLLAELIEPDLGQGRPTFLVDYPASQAALARLSHDGLTAHRFELYIDGIELCNGYDELTDATTLRDRIREQTRIREAVGLRPLPQQSRLLTVMEKGLPPCSGNALGVDRLIMLALGLKTISEVIPFPFEIA, encoded by the coding sequence ATGGGAACCGTTTCCAACAGAGCATCAGAAAGCATTCAGCCCACGGCGTCGATTCGCGTCCTGCGGCATCGGGCTCGATTGCTGAAAGTGATGCGGGATTTTTTTGACCACGAAGGATTCTTCGAGGTCGAAACTCCGATACTATCAACCGACACCGTCGTCGATGCATGGCTGGAGCCATTCGTGGCGGATTGGATTCCACTCGGATGCAACTGGCGGACGGACGGCAGCGCCAGATACCTGCAGACGTCACCCGAGTTCGCCATGAAACGCTTGATGGCAGCAGGAGCGGGTGCGATCTATCAGCTGGGAAAAGTCTTTCGTAACGGCGAATCGGGGCAACGTCATAATCCGGAATTCACCATGCTGGAATGGTACCGACAAGGCGATGACCTTCAGGCCTTGATGAGTACCACCGAGCAACTCGTTCAACGAGTCATTTCTGCGACCGCCGCACTTCCCGGCTTTACCCCCACAGCGGACTCCTCCGCACTCTATGACCGAGCCATGGACCCACGCGGTTTCGAGCAGGTCACGTACCGCGAAGCTTTCATCCGACGAACAGGGACTGACGTCATAAGCTGTTCCATGGACGAGATTCGGGGGATCGCACGCACGAATCACCTGGTCCCCCCTCCCGGGCTCGACCTGGACGACCGAGACGGCTGGCTCAATTTTCTGCTTGCTGAGTTGATTGAACCGGATCTTGGCCAAGGGAGACCAACGTTTCTCGTGGACTATCCGGCAAGTCAGGCCGCGTTGGCCCGATTGTCTCATGACGGGCTGACGGCGCATCGTTTTGAGCTCTACATAGACGGAATTGAACTGTGCAACGGTTATGACGAATTGACCGATGCCACCACGCTGCGTGATCGAATCCGCGAACAGACCCGAATACGCGAAGCGGTCGGCCTGCGTCCCCTGCCGCAGCAAAGTCGCCTGCTCACCGTCATGGAAAAGGGCCTGCCCCCCTGTTCGGGCAATGCTCTCGGTGTGGATCGCTTAATAATGCTTGCCCTGGGCTTGAAGACGATTTCAGAAGTCATCCCCTTCCCTTTTGAGATCGCTTGA
- a CDS encoding DUF4159 domain-containing protein: protein MDSDRHGGSPHRYATDSPLVSDVSSEHFPGVRQTPLYSKVVGRACLVLALFISSLRGAECADLAENEVKQAIERGKKFLIQEQAQDGSWVAEPEVQVGISSLCVLSLLNSGMTAQDPTIRRGLQYLRSRSQDDFGGRNETYQVSLMIMALSAAKEKSDAVRIADLAQRLENGQITSNNVGAWSYGLKNVSQNLGDQSNTQFAILGLREAVEAGASVSRRTWERARDYWERNQSPVDGGWGYLVGGADGDVGRPRSSGSMTVAGVASLAIIQQMLLSDADVAADGSPPCCNERPNDMAIQNGLNWLGRSFSVHHNPGGPGHSWLLYYIYGIERAGRLTGQRFFGDYDWYREGTAKLLAIQNPVDGHWVGTGTYESRPVCGTSLALLFLSKGLSPVLVNKLKYGMRHPNNPNVLLDNNWNRHPRDVRNLTELISNMPRWPKLLTSQDLDLARAVKTGGVNSMMQAPVLFITGPGRLSFSPAETQLIKEYLEEGNFILACPTCQGDDFEASFRELVTQIVPPGEGELKLLPPDHPVYRIEHPLQPDGVKLYGVDFGCRTSIMYSPEDLGCLWDYWAKVDPPNRNVQLKAKIVRATQIGVNVMAYATGREPPDKTQVREVAQNKGELDQIERGLLQIAQIKHEGAWNAAPRALRNLLTSLNENVGMAASTKTRDLMLSDKNIFRYPILYMHGRNRFTTPEDERQQLRLYLDRGGVLVADSCCGAKPFDKSFRDLIKQVYPDRKLERIPVTHELFSEKIGQDIRLLRRRTAEGGENTVGGNFTTRTTEPILEGIEVDGRYSVIYSRYDISCALERQTSGNCEGYLPEDAVKLGTNIILYSMLQNLRLQPGEIAP from the coding sequence ATGGACTCAGACAGACACGGTGGTTCGCCACACCGGTACGCTACAGACAGCCCCCTGGTTTCAGATGTTTCTTCTGAGCATTTTCCCGGCGTCAGGCAGACTCCGTTGTACTCTAAGGTGGTAGGTCGAGCGTGCCTGGTCCTGGCGCTCTTCATTTCGTCCCTGCGCGGTGCAGAGTGCGCCGATCTCGCCGAAAACGAAGTCAAACAGGCAATTGAGCGTGGTAAGAAGTTTCTGATCCAGGAACAGGCTCAGGATGGGTCCTGGGTTGCGGAGCCAGAAGTCCAGGTCGGGATCAGCAGTCTGTGCGTCCTGTCGCTTCTCAATTCTGGCATGACCGCACAAGACCCGACGATTCGCCGGGGGTTGCAGTATCTTCGTTCCCGCAGCCAGGACGATTTCGGAGGACGCAACGAAACCTACCAGGTGTCGCTGATGATCATGGCCCTATCGGCAGCCAAAGAGAAATCGGACGCTGTAAGAATTGCCGATCTGGCGCAGCGTCTTGAAAACGGCCAAATCACGTCTAATAACGTCGGTGCCTGGTCTTACGGTTTGAAGAATGTCTCTCAAAATCTGGGAGATCAGAGTAACACGCAATTCGCGATCCTTGGTTTGCGAGAAGCAGTCGAAGCGGGTGCGAGTGTGAGCCGACGGACCTGGGAGCGTGCGCGTGACTATTGGGAGAGAAATCAGAGTCCCGTCGATGGGGGTTGGGGCTATCTGGTCGGGGGCGCGGACGGCGACGTCGGCAGGCCCCGCAGCAGTGGAAGCATGACCGTCGCTGGCGTCGCCTCACTCGCGATTATTCAACAGATGCTCCTGTCCGATGCCGACGTTGCCGCGGATGGTAGCCCCCCCTGCTGCAATGAACGGCCCAATGATATGGCGATTCAAAACGGACTGAACTGGCTCGGCCGGAGTTTTTCAGTCCACCATAATCCCGGTGGCCCCGGCCATTCCTGGCTGCTCTATTACATCTACGGGATTGAACGCGCGGGACGACTGACGGGACAGAGGTTCTTCGGAGATTATGACTGGTACCGTGAAGGAACAGCCAAACTTCTCGCCATTCAGAATCCCGTCGACGGGCACTGGGTCGGCACCGGAACCTACGAAAGTCGGCCAGTCTGTGGCACCAGTCTGGCTCTGCTCTTCCTGTCTAAAGGTCTGTCGCCCGTTCTCGTCAACAAGCTGAAGTACGGCATGCGACATCCCAATAACCCAAACGTGCTGCTGGATAACAACTGGAATCGCCATCCCCGAGATGTCAGAAACTTAACTGAGTTGATCAGCAACATGCCCCGATGGCCGAAATTGCTGACTTCCCAGGACCTCGACCTCGCTCGGGCGGTGAAGACGGGAGGGGTCAACTCCATGATGCAGGCTCCGGTCCTGTTCATTACAGGACCCGGCCGGCTGTCGTTCTCTCCCGCCGAGACCCAACTGATCAAAGAGTATCTGGAAGAAGGCAATTTCATTCTTGCCTGCCCTACCTGTCAGGGCGACGACTTCGAGGCCAGCTTTCGTGAGCTCGTCACTCAGATCGTTCCCCCAGGAGAAGGTGAGCTGAAACTGCTTCCTCCCGATCATCCGGTTTATCGGATCGAACACCCGTTGCAGCCGGATGGCGTTAAGCTTTACGGCGTTGATTTCGGATGTCGTACGTCGATTATGTACTCACCCGAAGATCTGGGGTGTTTGTGGGATTATTGGGCGAAGGTTGATCCTCCCAATCGAAATGTGCAGCTCAAAGCCAAAATCGTCCGTGCGACACAGATTGGCGTCAACGTCATGGCCTACGCCACGGGTCGTGAACCACCCGACAAAACTCAAGTTCGAGAGGTCGCACAAAACAAGGGTGAACTCGATCAGATCGAGCGGGGTTTGCTCCAGATTGCTCAGATCAAGCATGAAGGAGCCTGGAACGCGGCACCGCGCGCGCTTCGCAATTTGCTGACTTCCCTCAATGAAAATGTGGGAATGGCGGCATCGACGAAAACCCGTGATTTAATGCTGTCTGATAAGAACATTTTCCGTTATCCAATCCTCTACATGCACGGCCGGAACCGGTTCACCACTCCCGAGGATGAGCGTCAGCAACTGCGACTGTATCTCGATCGCGGAGGCGTCCTCGTCGCAGATTCGTGCTGCGGTGCGAAGCCATTCGACAAATCATTTCGCGACTTGATCAAGCAGGTCTATCCCGATCGCAAACTGGAACGAATTCCTGTGACTCACGAACTCTTTTCGGAAAAGATCGGGCAAGACATCAGATTGCTGAGGCGCCGTACGGCGGAGGGGGGTGAAAATACGGTGGGAGGCAACTTCACGACTCGAACCACTGAACCCATCCTGGAAGGAATCGAGGTCGATGGTCGGTATAGCGTGATCTACAGCCGTTACGACATCAGTTGCGCACTCGAACGGCAAACATCGGGGAACTGCGAGGGCTACCTCCCGGAAGACGCTGTCAAACTGGGGACCAACATTATCCTCTATTCGATGCTACAGAACCTGCGACTTCAGCCGGGAGAGATTGCTCCTTGA
- a CDS encoding DUF1553 domain-containing protein has product MIEVRSMLAWSLLFWIPVEAIASNEIDYARDIKPVLSRRCYSCHGSLKQENDLRLDTVDLMKSGGATGPVLVAGDAGQSRILSAIQGTEGVSRMPPEGEPLSPEQIDLIKRWIENGALAPHDEPQKDPAQHWAYQLPVRAPLPTGIDPAWSENVIDAFIAAGHQQHHLTASPMAPKHVLLRRVYLDLIGLPPTREQMNAFLADDSPEAWERVVDQLLTSPQYGERWGRHWMDVWRYSDWDGYGQEVRESKPHIWRWRDWIIESLNVDKGYDQMLQEMLAGDEIAPDDPQVRRATGYLVRNWFSFNRNVWLDATIEHTAKAFLGTTLNCARCHDHMYDPLAQKEYYQFRAFFEAHDVRTDRVVGQPDIGKDGLVHVYDGRHDAQTYLFRRGNEKEFDKEQPLPASLPAIFGKIDLKIEPVPLPVTSYYPGLRPFQQMEASQQSQAAFDGAQNALTAAREKLAAVKQELAQKPEDPTLAQQAGIEQLRLQSAERGAATALSNLLWTQARIQADRANYGTPPSENREDLTRIAALAERDYNLRHAEQNVTDAELKLAEAKKDPANTNAITTAETALATAIKGRETAIEALKQPPTDYTRFGPVYPVTSTGRRLALARWIGSQNNPLTARVAINHIWLRHFGQPLVPTVFDFGLNGKAPTNPELLDWLAVELMENGWRMKAIHKRIVMSRTYRQQSVVLPTTEQNRTIDPDNHYLWRANPRRMEAEVVRDATLLVSGHLDLTSGGPELDEASGMEIPRRSLYFRNSKEKKMTFLDTFDRPNVVDCYRRSESIVPQQALALANSPLSLTESRRLARKLSEEVATYPNDAQAQAFVTTAFERILNRQPAQVELDECVNFLATQTETLRGQATLSKFSGGTASAFPPSDQPDQRVRENLVHVLLNHNDFITIR; this is encoded by the coding sequence GTGATCGAAGTTCGAAGTATGCTCGCGTGGTCGCTTCTGTTCTGGATTCCCGTCGAGGCAATTGCGTCGAACGAGATCGACTATGCCCGAGACATCAAGCCTGTTCTTTCTCGTCGCTGTTACTCGTGTCACGGCTCTTTGAAGCAGGAAAACGACTTGCGGCTGGATACCGTCGACCTCATGAAATCAGGAGGAGCCACAGGTCCGGTACTGGTCGCAGGCGATGCAGGTCAGAGCCGGATCCTTTCGGCCATTCAAGGGACCGAAGGTGTCTCTCGAATGCCGCCCGAGGGAGAGCCGCTGTCGCCTGAGCAGATCGACCTGATTAAACGGTGGATCGAGAACGGGGCTCTGGCCCCTCACGATGAACCTCAGAAGGACCCCGCTCAGCACTGGGCGTATCAGTTGCCAGTCCGTGCCCCATTGCCCACGGGAATTGACCCTGCCTGGTCGGAAAATGTGATCGACGCATTCATCGCTGCAGGCCATCAGCAGCATCACCTGACGGCCAGTCCGATGGCGCCGAAGCATGTGCTGCTGCGGCGAGTTTATCTCGATCTGATCGGACTGCCCCCCACGCGGGAACAGATGAATGCCTTCCTCGCCGATGATAGTCCTGAGGCTTGGGAGCGGGTCGTCGATCAACTGCTGACCAGCCCTCAATATGGCGAACGGTGGGGACGGCATTGGATGGACGTCTGGCGTTACAGCGACTGGGACGGGTATGGACAGGAAGTCCGCGAGAGCAAGCCCCACATCTGGCGTTGGCGCGACTGGATTATCGAATCGCTGAACGTGGACAAAGGGTATGACCAGATGCTGCAGGAGATGCTTGCGGGCGACGAGATCGCTCCCGACGATCCTCAAGTGCGCCGCGCAACCGGATACCTCGTCCGCAACTGGTTCTCGTTCAATCGCAACGTCTGGTTGGACGCAACAATCGAGCACACAGCCAAGGCCTTTCTCGGCACAACGCTCAATTGTGCCCGGTGCCATGACCACATGTATGACCCGTTGGCACAGAAAGAGTATTACCAGTTTCGAGCCTTTTTTGAGGCGCACGATGTCAGGACCGATCGTGTTGTGGGACAACCCGATATCGGCAAAGACGGGCTGGTGCATGTGTACGACGGTCGGCACGATGCTCAAACCTACCTCTTCCGACGTGGCAATGAGAAGGAATTCGACAAAGAACAACCTCTCCCTGCGTCACTTCCCGCAATCTTTGGCAAGATCGATCTCAAAATTGAACCGGTTCCGCTTCCCGTAACGTCCTATTACCCCGGATTGCGACCGTTCCAGCAAATGGAGGCTTCGCAACAGTCGCAAGCAGCCTTTGACGGGGCCCAGAATGCACTCACCGCCGCACGCGAGAAACTTGCAGCGGTAAAACAGGAACTGGCCCAAAAACCCGAGGACCCGACGCTCGCTCAACAAGCTGGCATTGAACAACTACGCCTGCAATCCGCCGAACGAGGTGCCGCGACGGCACTTTCCAATCTTCTCTGGACCCAGGCTCGTATCCAGGCTGATCGAGCGAACTATGGAACTCCTCCGTCGGAGAATCGTGAAGACCTCACGCGGATCGCCGCACTGGCCGAGCGTGACTACAACCTTCGCCATGCAGAACAGAACGTCACCGACGCTGAACTGAAACTCGCCGAAGCAAAAAAGGATCCTGCCAACACAAATGCCATTACGACTGCCGAAACGGCCCTGGCGACTGCCATCAAGGGCCGCGAAACGGCAATCGAAGCTCTCAAACAGCCGCCGACCGATTACACGAGGTTCGGACCGGTCTATCCCGTTACCAGCACTGGTCGACGACTGGCGCTAGCTCGCTGGATCGGCAGTCAAAACAACCCTTTGACGGCCCGTGTGGCGATTAATCACATCTGGTTGCGACACTTTGGCCAGCCCCTGGTCCCTACGGTTTTCGATTTTGGATTGAACGGGAAAGCCCCCACGAATCCCGAACTTCTCGATTGGCTTGCCGTCGAACTGATGGAGAACGGATGGCGGATGAAGGCAATCCACAAACGGATCGTGATGAGCCGCACCTACCGACAGCAGTCTGTCGTGTTGCCGACGACTGAGCAGAACCGGACCATCGACCCGGACAATCACTACCTGTGGCGAGCCAACCCACGTCGGATGGAAGCGGAAGTGGTTCGTGACGCAACTCTTCTGGTTTCAGGTCATCTTGATCTGACTTCAGGGGGCCCGGAACTGGACGAGGCATCGGGCATGGAAATCCCTCGCCGCAGCCTTTACTTCCGGAACAGTAAAGAAAAAAAGATGACGTTCCTCGATACGTTCGACCGCCCCAATGTCGTTGACTGTTATCGAAGAAGCGAAAGCATTGTTCCTCAGCAGGCATTGGCCCTGGCGAATAGTCCACTCTCATTGACGGAATCGCGGAGACTCGCACGGAAGCTCTCTGAGGAAGTTGCGACATATCCCAATGACGCTCAGGCGCAAGCGTTTGTTACCACAGCCTTCGAACGAATTCTCAACCGCCAGCCGGCCCAGGTTGAGCTCGACGAATGCGTGAATTTCCTCGCAACTCAGACGGAGACTTTGCGAGGACAGGCCACATTATCCAAATTTAGCGGTGGGACCGCATCGGCGTTCCCTCCTTCTGATCAACCTGACCAGCGCGTTCGTGAAAATCTCGTCCATGTCCTGCTCAATCACAATGACTTTATCACGATCCGCTGA
- a CDS encoding cobalamin-binding protein: MRIVSLLPSATEIICSMGLGDQLVGVTHECDYPFPVRSLPKVTRTLIPTDASSREIDDLVRERLRTEKALYTLDLPVLSRLKPDLIVTQALCDVCAVAESEVNAAICTLPGRPQVVNLEPTTLSEVFECLDLVGRAAGATKQAADAIEQLQARVSAVRERAEQATDRPRVLLLEWIDPPFSSGHWSPELVRIAGGAEVLGQEGKPSRTIGWDEIVAARPEVVVIACCGFDVERTCQDLPILARNQDFMNLPAVRDGRIYLMDGNAYFSRPGPRLVESLEILAHALHPTVHPLPQGLEPARQVTWDT; the protein is encoded by the coding sequence ATGAGAATTGTGTCACTCCTACCCAGTGCGACTGAAATCATCTGTTCGATGGGCCTGGGTGACCAGTTGGTCGGTGTCACGCATGAGTGTGACTATCCCTTTCCGGTTCGTTCGCTGCCAAAGGTAACCCGGACACTGATTCCGACGGATGCATCCAGCCGCGAAATTGATGATCTCGTCCGCGAGCGTCTGCGAACCGAGAAAGCCCTCTATACCCTTGATCTTCCAGTGCTGAGTCGGCTCAAGCCCGATTTAATTGTGACGCAGGCCCTCTGCGACGTCTGTGCCGTCGCCGAGTCGGAAGTGAATGCCGCCATCTGCACGCTTCCGGGACGTCCTCAAGTCGTGAATCTGGAACCAACGACCCTCTCTGAAGTTTTCGAATGTTTGGATCTCGTCGGTCGCGCTGCAGGTGCAACAAAACAAGCGGCAGACGCCATCGAGCAACTTCAGGCACGCGTCTCCGCTGTCAGGGAACGGGCCGAGCAAGCCACTGACCGACCGCGCGTGCTGTTGCTGGAGTGGATTGATCCTCCCTTCAGTTCCGGGCACTGGTCACCGGAACTCGTCCGGATCGCCGGAGGTGCAGAAGTCCTCGGACAAGAAGGCAAACCTTCAAGAACAATTGGATGGGATGAAATCGTCGCAGCGCGTCCCGAAGTCGTCGTGATCGCCTGTTGCGGATTCGATGTCGAGCGAACTTGCCAGGACCTTCCGATTCTCGCCCGTAATCAAGACTTCATGAATCTGCCCGCAGTACGCGATGGACGCATCTATCTGATGGATGGAAACGCATACTTCAGTCGACCTGGACCAAGGCTGGTTGAGAGTCTCGAGATTCTCGCCCACGCACTGCATCCGACTGTTCATCCTCTCCCGCAGGGATTGGAACCCGCTCGGCAGGTGACGTGGGATACGTGA
- a CDS encoding DUF1501 domain-containing protein — protein MVPPARPAQFRSALNRRSFLVDVGMGFTGLALGSMLSRDGIVRADSASPFEAPDGLGHHVAKAKSVIWIFLVGGMSQMESFDPKPELNAWSGKTFAESPYHHFLDSPYSKKNLRELIEGLHQVHPKIYEMQVGFKKYGQSGLEFSDWWSHLGQHADDIALVRSMWTTDNNHGAQLQFHTGRHVLEGQFPTIGSWVHYGLGTLNENLPQFIVMGTPIADCCGGLGAHGANYLGPEHTGVQLAIDPKNPLPFASPGPDVYREEQAGEFGLLSRLNRISSVEYPDDQALAARIKSYELAFRMQAAVPDIVDFGQETQSTQEAYGLNNATTKPFGEQCLAARRLVEKGVRFVQIFHGSNGGAGAWDAHGSLKAGHSALCAQIDQPIASLIGDLKQRGLLDETLIVIGTEFGRTPGAQGSDGRDHHPYGFSVALAGGGIKGGIAHGKTDELGFHAVEDRHYVTDLHATVLQQMGLDPRRLEIPGRKRLDLDFGKPIDEIVA, from the coding sequence ATGGTACCTCCAGCTCGACCTGCTCAATTTCGTTCCGCGCTAAATCGACGATCATTTCTCGTGGATGTCGGCATGGGCTTTACCGGCCTCGCCCTGGGTTCGATGCTCTCGCGAGATGGCATCGTGCGGGCTGATTCAGCAAGTCCATTCGAAGCTCCTGATGGTCTTGGGCACCATGTCGCGAAGGCAAAAAGTGTCATCTGGATTTTTCTGGTCGGCGGTATGAGTCAGATGGAGTCGTTCGACCCCAAACCCGAACTCAATGCCTGGTCTGGTAAGACATTTGCAGAATCTCCCTATCACCACTTCCTCGATTCGCCTTACTCTAAAAAGAATCTCCGCGAACTGATTGAAGGTCTGCATCAAGTTCATCCCAAGATTTACGAGATGCAGGTAGGGTTCAAGAAGTATGGCCAGAGTGGTCTGGAGTTCTCTGACTGGTGGTCTCACCTGGGACAGCATGCCGACGACATTGCCCTGGTTCGATCGATGTGGACAACAGACAACAACCACGGGGCTCAACTCCAGTTCCATACAGGTCGGCACGTTCTGGAAGGTCAGTTCCCGACCATCGGTTCGTGGGTTCATTACGGCCTAGGCACCCTGAACGAGAATCTGCCGCAGTTTATCGTCATGGGTACTCCGATCGCCGATTGCTGCGGTGGGCTTGGTGCTCACGGCGCCAACTACCTCGGCCCGGAACATACGGGAGTCCAATTGGCCATTGATCCGAAGAACCCACTGCCGTTCGCTTCGCCAGGTCCTGACGTTTATCGCGAAGAGCAGGCAGGGGAGTTCGGACTTCTCAGTCGCTTGAATCGTATTTCTTCCGTCGAATATCCGGACGACCAGGCTCTGGCTGCGCGAATCAAGTCCTATGAACTGGCGTTCCGCATGCAGGCTGCCGTCCCTGATATCGTTGACTTCGGGCAAGAAACGCAGTCAACGCAAGAGGCTTACGGATTGAACAACGCCACCACGAAACCATTCGGAGAACAATGCCTGGCCGCCCGCCGTCTCGTCGAAAAAGGTGTTCGTTTCGTTCAGATCTTTCATGGTTCGAACGGGGGAGCGGGTGCCTGGGATGCCCATGGCAGTCTGAAGGCGGGACACAGTGCCTTGTGCGCCCAGATCGATCAGCCCATTGCCAGTCTCATCGGAGATCTCAAGCAGCGAGGTCTGCTGGACGAAACGTTGATCGTCATCGGAACAGAATTTGGCCGCACACCGGGTGCACAGGGATCCGACGGGCGAGATCACCATCCCTACGGATTCTCGGTCGCCCTGGCGGGTGGCGGAATCAAAGGGGGGATCGCGCACGGAAAAACGGACGAACTCGGATTCCATGCAGTGGAAGATCGCCATTACGTCACTGACCTCCATGCGACGGTGCTGCAGCAGATGGGGCTCGACCCACGGCGTCTCGAAATTCCCGGTCGCAAAAGACTGGACTTGGACTTCGGTAAGCCCATCGACGAGATTGTGGCCTGA